A part of Chloroflexota bacterium genomic DNA contains:
- a CDS encoding response regulator transcription factor, translating to MEKKDILLVDDHEVVRLGLKSLLEHNDQFEVVAEAGTAKEAVAQVEKYHPDVVLMDIRMPGASGIEACEEITKRWPDVRVVILTSYAEDEMLFSAIRAGASGYVLKQIGAEGLITAIEAACRGEALLDPAVTQRVFQEVRRAVKEEEAAAFANLSQQEKHVLALVSEGKTNREIAAALYLGEGTVRNYVSSILSKLGVSNRAEAAAYAVEHNLKEYIDR from the coding sequence ATGGAAAAGAAAGACATTTTGCTGGTTGATGATCATGAGGTTGTCCGGCTGGGATTGAAATCCCTGTTGGAACACAACGATCAATTCGAGGTGGTTGCTGAAGCTGGAACAGCCAAGGAAGCCGTCGCCCAGGTAGAGAAATATCATCCGGATGTTGTCCTGATGGATATCCGGATGCCGGGCGCCTCCGGAATTGAAGCCTGCGAGGAGATCACTAAACGCTGGCCTGATGTGCGCGTGGTGATTTTGACCTCTTATGCCGAGGATGAGATGCTCTTTTCCGCCATTCGGGCGGGAGCGAGCGGGTACGTCCTCAAGCAGATCGGTGCGGAAGGCTTGATCACCGCGATTGAAGCTGCCTGCCGCGGAGAAGCGTTGCTGGACCCAGCTGTGACCCAGCGGGTGTTCCAGGAAGTACGCCGGGCGGTGAAAGAAGAGGAAGCGGCTGCATTTGCCAACCTCAGCCAACAGGAAAAGCACGTATTGGCATTGGTGTCTGAAGGCAAGACTAACCGTGAGATTGCGGCAGCGCTTTACCTTGGCGAGGGGACCGTTCGCAACTATGTCAGTAGTATCCTGAGTAAACTTGGCGTGAGCAACCGGGCGGAAGCTGCTGCCTATGCGGTGGAACATAACCTGAAAGAGTATATTGACCGCTAG
- a CDS encoding 50S ribosomal protein L28: protein MAVCEICGKKTTFGHNRSHSMRATNRKFKPNLQSVSVYENGRTVRKTLCTRCIRTLVKSSK, encoded by the coding sequence ATGGCAGTCTGCGAGATTTGTGGAAAAAAGACCACTTTTGGTCATAACCGTAGCCACTCAATGCGGGCAACCAACCGGAAATTCAAACCAAATCTTCAATCTGTCTCCGTTTATGAGAACGGCCGGACAGTTCGTAAGACTTTGTGCACTCGCTGCATCCGGACGCTGGTTAAATCCTCTAAATAG
- a CDS encoding serine/threonine protein kinase: MEQPTLLNDRYRLLEPLGSGGMAVVYKAMDTMLERVVSIKILKEDYAKDEDFRERFKQEAKAAANLSHPNIVTVYDFGLDEDQVFIVMEYIDGTDLKTLIRERGHFSVEDTVGLMAQACAGVGYAHRAGLVHCDIKPHNMLVSKDYRLKVTDFGIARALATIHPEEHSEIVWGSPHYFSPEQAAGSAPSPASDVYSLGIILYEMLTGQLPFEASDSTELARMHREEPPLPPRRINPAIPEALEEITLKVLSKEPSSRYRTADQLGRVLLSFGGIVTDKTGPIVLPQAKNGKSPSLDRPFYSMDNQTGPSDDSFVDEFDDEEFEGDEATGIDWITWGLGLLAFTTVLGLVPFWLFIYFSIRP, encoded by the coding sequence ATGGAACAACCCACCCTTCTAAATGATCGCTACAGACTGCTTGAGCCTTTGGGTTCGGGTGGCATGGCTGTGGTATATAAGGCCATGGATACAATGCTGGAACGTGTGGTGTCCATAAAGATCCTCAAAGAGGACTATGCCAAAGACGAAGACTTCCGAGAGCGGTTCAAACAGGAAGCTAAAGCCGCAGCCAATCTCTCCCATCCCAATATTGTCACGGTTTATGATTTCGGCCTGGATGAAGACCAGGTGTTCATCGTCATGGAATATATTGACGGTACCGACCTCAAGACTCTGATTAGGGAGAGAGGCCATTTCAGCGTGGAGGACACGGTTGGTCTGATGGCTCAGGCTTGCGCCGGGGTCGGCTATGCCCATCGGGCAGGCCTGGTCCATTGTGACATCAAACCACACAATATGCTGGTTTCCAAAGATTACCGACTCAAGGTAACCGATTTTGGGATCGCCCGGGCTTTGGCCACCATCCACCCGGAAGAACACAGCGAAATCGTCTGGGGTTCCCCCCACTATTTCTCACCCGAACAAGCCGCCGGCAGTGCGCCTTCTCCTGCCTCAGATGTCTATTCACTGGGTATCATCCTTTATGAAATGCTGACCGGTCAGCTCCCCTTTGAAGCCAGCGATTCAACCGAGTTGGCTCGGATGCACCGCGAAGAACCGCCCCTGCCGCCGCGCCGGATCAACCCGGCCATTCCGGAAGCCCTGGAAGAGATCACCCTCAAAGTCCTCTCCAAGGAACCATCCTCCCGTTATCGCACAGCCGATCAACTGGGTCGGGTGCTGCTTTCCTTTGGCGGTATCGTGACCGACAAAACCGGCCCCATCGTCCTGCCCCAGGCAAAGAATGGTAAAAGCCCCTCACTGGACCGCCCCTTCTATTCAATGGATAATCAGACCGGTCCCAGTGATGATAGTTTCGTTGATGAATTCGATGATGAGGAATTTGAAGGTGACGAAGCCACCGGGATCGACTGGATCACCTGGGGGCTGGGATTATTAGCTTTCACCACCGTTTTGGGTCTGGTGCCCTTCTGGTTATTTATTTATTTTTCAATTCGACCATAA
- a CDS encoding DAK2 domain-containing protein, with the protein MSTAELTKLSAEERHNLVSVPINGQGLKTLLEAGMIWLKTNQQNVNSLNVFPVPDGDTGTNMVLTMQAAFDEVENSGTDNAGELAHSIARGALMGARGNSGVILSQIWRGFARALDSESTMSVKLLAAALEEAKATAYKGVVRPVEGTILTVIKDIAAQAEASVQRTDSFTEVLADIVEAADASVQRTPDLLPILKQAGVVDSGGKGLFCIFEGMWRFINGEALDKPIAEVLPLSEMNLDDAMETVEPGQDYEVVIDFTPEDGFNLENYYEALEDIGTSIQVGEGDGMYRMHIHVPTENRYTPIDYTMGLGTIQKVAIENLLAQMDEKKNKKKPKIKLAQVQPDEIAVVSVSPGSGLTRIFASLGVAAIIQGGQTMNPSIKEILASFEDLPTDKVIILPNNKNIILAANEAASMTVKQVAVIPTISIPQGLSAMFRLIPDGDFDEIVADMKDAMTEVETGEITTATRTVEIDGVQVEKGQVIALHNGKLVASTSSIDEACEKLLVDAEADEFERITLFYGENMKQAQVNQLADKIRSIYPDHEIEVHEGDQPHYQLIIAIE; encoded by the coding sequence ATGAGTACAGCCGAATTGACTAAGTTGAGTGCTGAAGAACGCCATAATCTGGTTTCAGTACCAATCAATGGACAGGGTCTGAAGACCCTCTTAGAAGCAGGAATGATCTGGCTGAAGACAAATCAGCAGAATGTCAACAGCTTAAATGTTTTCCCAGTCCCCGATGGCGACACGGGCACCAATATGGTCCTGACCATGCAGGCGGCATTCGACGAAGTCGAAAATTCCGGCACGGACAATGCCGGTGAATTAGCCCACTCGATTGCACGGGGGGCCTTGATGGGCGCTCGGGGGAACTCAGGCGTGATCCTTTCGCAGATCTGGCGTGGTTTTGCGCGCGCCCTGGATAGCGAAAGCACCATGAGCGTCAAACTCCTGGCTGCCGCCCTGGAAGAAGCAAAAGCGACCGCCTATAAAGGTGTCGTCCGCCCGGTGGAAGGTACTATCCTGACCGTCATCAAAGACATCGCTGCCCAGGCAGAAGCCTCCGTCCAGCGCACCGATTCCTTTACTGAGGTTCTGGCGGATATCGTCGAAGCCGCCGATGCTTCCGTGCAGCGGACGCCCGACCTTCTGCCGATCCTCAAACAGGCTGGCGTGGTCGATTCAGGGGGCAAGGGCCTCTTCTGCATATTTGAAGGCATGTGGCGCTTCATCAATGGTGAGGCTTTGGATAAACCGATTGCTGAAGTCCTGCCGCTTTCCGAAATGAACCTCGATGATGCCATGGAAACTGTGGAACCCGGGCAGGATTATGAAGTCGTGATCGACTTCACACCGGAAGACGGCTTCAACCTCGAGAACTACTATGAAGCCCTCGAAGATATTGGCACCTCAATCCAGGTTGGTGAAGGCGACGGCATGTACCGGATGCACATCCACGTGCCCACCGAAAACCGATACACACCCATTGATTACACCATGGGGCTGGGTACGATCCAAAAAGTCGCTATTGAAAATCTGCTCGCTCAGATGGATGAGAAGAAAAACAAGAAAAAACCCAAGATCAAGCTGGCTCAGGTCCAACCTGATGAGATCGCAGTCGTTTCCGTATCACCCGGTTCAGGCCTGACCCGTATCTTTGCCAGCCTCGGTGTGGCAGCCATCATCCAGGGCGGCCAAACAATGAACCCCTCCATTAAAGAAATCCTGGCCTCCTTTGAGGACCTTCCCACTGATAAAGTCATTATCCTGCCGAATAACAAGAACATTATCCTGGCAGCCAATGAAGCAGCCTCCATGACCGTCAAACAGGTCGCTGTGATTCCAACCATCTCCATCCCCCAGGGCCTCTCCGCCATGTTCCGGCTGATCCCGGATGGCGATTTCGATGAGATCGTAGCTGATATGAAAGACGCCATGACGGAAGTTGAGACCGGCGAGATCACTACCGCTACACGGACCGTCGAAATTGACGGCGTTCAGGTGGAAAAAGGCCAGGTGATCGCCCTCCATAATGGCAAACTGGTTGCTTCAACCAGCTCCATTGACGAAGCCTGCGAAAAACTTCTGGTGGATGCGGAAGCCGACGAATTTGAACGGATCACCCTCTTCTATGGTGAAAACATGAAACAAGCCCAGGTCAACCAACTGGCCGACAAGATCCGCTCCATTTATCCCGACCACGAAATTGAAGTTCATGAAGGGGACCAGCCCCATTATCAGCTTATCATAGCGATTGAATAA
- a CDS encoding serine/threonine-protein phosphatase, producing the protein MFDFFKKIFQEKSEGGWLSDSPTTQVNHGDLLTINPEKSGLPYQVATCQSVGKERTHNEDTLFVVNTYLDGIDPGLALGVYIVADGMGGHQSGEIASHLAVQGAGFYLLDQLLKTQIFERKGFTEQEVMDLLREAVAQAQKMIGQRVPGGGTTLTLALILGDRVFTAHVGDSRLYVLSENGKLTISTKDHSLVKRLVDLGEITEADAATHPQRNVLYRALGQTDALEPDLGQLTLAAGDLILICSDGLWGTMDKSELKAILKDDGLSLDQKANALVDAANQAGGPDNISVVLVKRIV; encoded by the coding sequence ATGTTTGATTTTTTCAAGAAGATTTTTCAAGAGAAATCTGAGGGGGGCTGGCTTTCTGATTCGCCTACAACACAGGTGAACCATGGTGATCTCCTGACCATTAACCCGGAAAAATCCGGCTTACCCTATCAGGTCGCGACCTGCCAATCCGTTGGCAAGGAGCGGACCCACAATGAAGATACCCTCTTCGTGGTCAACACCTATCTGGATGGGATTGACCCCGGTTTGGCTTTGGGCGTTTATATCGTGGCGGATGGGATGGGCGGGCACCAAAGTGGTGAGATTGCCAGTCATCTGGCCGTGCAGGGTGCTGGTTTTTATCTTCTGGACCAGCTGCTTAAAACCCAGATCTTTGAACGCAAGGGCTTCACGGAGCAGGAGGTCATGGACCTCTTGCGAGAGGCCGTTGCCCAGGCCCAAAAAATGATCGGTCAGCGGGTGCCCGGCGGCGGGACGACCCTCACTCTGGCGTTGATCCTGGGTGACCGAGTCTTCACCGCTCATGTTGGCGACAGCCGGCTGTATGTGCTTTCGGAGAATGGCAAACTGACCATCTCTACCAAAGACCATTCGCTGGTCAAGCGGCTGGTTGATCTGGGTGAGATCACGGAGGCGGATGCCGCCACACACCCCCAGCGGAATGTCCTCTATCGGGCCTTAGGGCAAACCGATGCCCTGGAACCGGACCTGGGACAATTGACGCTGGCAGCGGGTGACCTGATCCTGATCTGCTCGGATGGCCTATGGGGCACAATGGATAAAAGTGAACTAAAGGCGATCCTGAAAGATGATGGACTCAGCCTGGACCAAAAAGCAAATGCGTTAGTTGATGCCGCCAATCAGGCCGGCGGACCGGATAATATTTCGGTGGTGCTGGTCAAGAGGATTGTGTAA
- a CDS encoding TatD family hydrolase, with protein sequence MTMIPYTDTHCHLDFERFDEDRDQVLKRACKAGLVKIINPAISLPTGQAAIDLAKHYPGMFYAAIGIHPNIGEPWTADILPTLRLQAAQPGVVAIGEIGLDYYRQHTPFDQQRMMFREQLKLAEELCLPVIIHDREASHDLMAMLSEWHAGLIRAGHPLKDRPGVLHSFSADLETGLAAIELNFCLGITGPVTFSNAVDRKAIVRNLPLDHLLLETDSPYLTPHPHRGKRNEPAYIPLIAEEIAKLHNTSPKEVAEITYANATRLFQWE encoded by the coding sequence ATGACAATGATTCCCTATACCGATACTCACTGCCACCTCGACTTTGAACGGTTTGATGAGGACCGCGACCAGGTCCTCAAGCGCGCCTGTAAAGCCGGCCTGGTTAAGATCATCAACCCGGCGATTAGCCTCCCTACCGGGCAGGCTGCCATCGACCTGGCTAAACATTATCCCGGGATGTTCTATGCCGCAATTGGCATCCATCCCAATATCGGCGAACCCTGGACGGCTGACATCCTCCCCACTCTGCGGCTGCAAGCAGCCCAACCGGGCGTTGTAGCAATTGGAGAGATCGGGCTGGATTATTATCGCCAGCACACACCCTTTGACCAGCAGCGGATGATGTTCCGAGAACAGCTCAAGCTGGCGGAAGAACTCTGCCTGCCGGTCATCATCCATGACCGTGAGGCCAGCCATGACCTGATGGCGATGCTGTCCGAGTGGCACGCAGGATTAATCCGCGCCGGGCACCCTCTCAAGGACCGCCCCGGTGTCCTGCACAGCTTTAGTGCAGATCTAGAAACAGGTCTGGCTGCCATTGAGCTAAACTTCTGCCTGGGGATCACCGGACCAGTCACTTTCAGCAACGCTGTGGATCGTAAAGCCATCGTCCGTAATCTGCCGCTGGATCACCTCCTGTTGGAGACCGATTCCCCTTATCTCACGCCGCATCCCCACCGCGGCAAACGTAACGAGCCAGCTTATATCCCCCTGATAGCAGAAGAGATCGCCAAACTGCACAACACCAGCCCCAAGGAAGTCGCTGAGATAACCTATGCGAACGCGACCCGATTATTCCAATGGGAATAA
- a CDS encoding Asp23/Gls24 family envelope stress response protein, with the protein MSETEYRHNELGSILIQKEAIASIARQSTLTSYGVVGLAPKDLVENIRQVLKRDAKYGVDVTFDHDGLIIDLYIVVEYGTRIKSITNSIVNSVKYNVEKTVGVPVRRINVHVRGLRISNMD; encoded by the coding sequence ATGTCTGAAACAGAATATCGACACAACGAACTTGGTAGCATCCTTATCCAAAAGGAAGCCATTGCTTCCATCGCCAGACAATCCACCCTCACCTCTTATGGGGTCGTGGGCCTTGCGCCCAAGGACCTGGTTGAGAATATCCGCCAAGTCCTCAAACGAGACGCCAAATATGGCGTTGATGTAACCTTTGATCATGATGGACTGATCATTGACCTTTACATCGTTGTGGAGTATGGCACTCGGATCAAGTCCATTACCAACAGTATTGTTAATAGTGTAAAATACAACGTCGAAAAAACGGTCGGGGTCCCCGTGCGCAGAATCAATGTGCATGTGCGCGGCCTGCGAATCAGCAATATGGACTAA
- a CDS encoding ribulose-phosphate 3-epimerase, which translates to MKPFIIAPSILSADLSQLGDQVQQAADGGADWIHVDVMDGSFVPNISFGPNIVKTLRQVTDLPLDVHLMIVEPDRHLKAFADAGADHITVHYETCPHIHRTLQNIRNLNVSPGITLNPGTPVTALRELTHDFNHVLLMTVNPGFGGQAFIPTMLDKICRTKALLDATGSQAMIQVDGGVDSTTIRDCYEAGATNFVAGSAIFKYPGGIAAGINALSSALEN; encoded by the coding sequence ATGAAGCCCTTTATTATTGCCCCGTCAATTCTTTCTGCTGATCTCAGCCAATTGGGAGATCAGGTTCAACAAGCCGCTGATGGCGGCGCGGATTGGATCCATGTTGATGTGATGGATGGCAGTTTTGTCCCCAACATCTCCTTTGGGCCCAATATTGTCAAAACCCTTCGTCAGGTAACCGATCTTCCTTTGGATGTACACCTGATGATCGTCGAACCTGATCGCCATCTCAAGGCTTTTGCCGATGCCGGTGCGGATCACATAACCGTGCATTATGAAACCTGTCCCCACATTCACCGGACTTTACAAAACATCCGCAATCTCAACGTCTCCCCGGGGATCACACTCAACCCCGGCACGCCGGTAACCGCTTTGCGCGAACTGACCCATGATTTCAACCATGTGCTACTCATGACGGTCAACCCCGGTTTTGGTGGGCAGGCCTTCATCCCAACCATGCTTGATAAGATCTGCCGGACAAAGGCCCTCCTCGACGCCACTGGTTCCCAAGCGATGATCCAGGTGGATGGCGGCGTGGATAGTACGACTATTCGGGATTGTTATGAAGCAGGCGCAACCAACTTCGTCGCGGGCTCTGCCATCTTCAAATATCCCGGTGGCATTGCGGCTGGCATCAACGCCCTGAGCTCCGCATTGGAGAATTAA
- a CDS encoding response regulator transcription factor, which translates to MQEALSRKYRILVVDDERRMVGFIRLNLEQDGFEVIEAFNGTEALDRLRDSLPDLILLDVMMPDIDGFEVLRTIREISQVPVIMLTAKGEEDDKVKGLELGADDYITKPFSPRELVSRVKAVLRRGAPSEEDDQGVIDVDDRLKIDFGRREVWVDGKLVKLRPTEYRLLYHLVRNAGWVLTHDQILTKVWGYEYRDEPHYVRLYINYLRKKIEEDPSNPKYILTERGVGYRFVDYKRDDKA; encoded by the coding sequence ATGCAGGAAGCACTTTCAAGGAAATATCGGATCCTGGTCGTTGATGATGAACGCCGGATGGTGGGATTCATCCGTTTGAACCTGGAACAAGATGGCTTTGAGGTGATTGAGGCCTTTAATGGTACTGAGGCATTGGACCGTCTGCGGGATTCGCTGCCCGACCTGATTTTGTTGGATGTGATGATGCCGGATATTGATGGCTTTGAGGTTTTACGGACGATCCGTGAGATCAGCCAGGTACCGGTGATCATGTTGACCGCTAAGGGCGAAGAGGATGATAAGGTCAAGGGGCTGGAACTTGGCGCAGATGACTATATCACCAAACCCTTCAGCCCAAGGGAACTTGTCAGCCGGGTGAAAGCTGTGCTACGGCGGGGTGCCCCTTCAGAAGAGGACGATCAGGGCGTGATTGATGTGGATGACCGCCTGAAGATCGATTTTGGGCGGCGGGAAGTCTGGGTGGATGGCAAATTGGTCAAGCTGCGCCCAACGGAATACCGCCTGCTTTATCACCTGGTGCGCAATGCCGGCTGGGTGCTGACCCATGACCAGATCCTCACGAAAGTCTGGGGTTATGAATATCGCGACGAACCGCACTATGTGCGTTTATATATCAATTATCTGCGGAAGAAGATTGAAGAAGATCCATCCAACCCGAAATATATCCTGACGGAAAGAGGTGTGGGCTACCGTTTTGTGGATTATAAGCGGGATGATAAAGCCTGA
- the mnmA gene encoding tRNA 2-thiouridine(34) synthase MnmA, with protein MTSREHVYVAMSGGVDSAVSAAKLIEAGYQVTGIHMTTWKDPKWEAEIESLPSPVSLAQATADFLGIPFINLDVRDPFYLKVVESFIEQYLAGQTPNPCMFCNPEVKWGLLQTYALTHGGDYFATGHYARLERSEDGTVRLLRGLDSGKDQSYVLAMLSQEQFQKTLLPLGGMTKAQVREKASQMGLQVADQQDSQDLCFLGTVHYRDFLDRYAPEAKHPGEIVNPDGKILGEHEGLAFYTIGQRKGIRIAAPEPYYVIGKDSEKNHLVVGFADQTGVGQLTAERVNWVSGQTPELDDTYDVMVRYRANPVSARMFFAENGKFKLEFMGKIRGVSPGQVAVLYKGEECLGGGVIQSAE; from the coding sequence ATGACGTCTCGTGAGCATGTCTATGTTGCGATGAGCGGCGGGGTGGATTCCGCTGTCAGCGCAGCAAAGTTGATTGAAGCAGGCTACCAGGTGACGGGGATCCATATGACCACCTGGAAAGACCCCAAATGGGAAGCTGAAATTGAGTCCCTGCCTTCTCCGGTATCTTTGGCTCAGGCTACTGCTGATTTCCTTGGTATTCCTTTCATTAATCTGGATGTGCGTGATCCCTTCTATCTGAAGGTTGTCGAATCCTTCATTGAACAATATCTGGCTGGGCAAACACCCAACCCCTGCATGTTCTGTAACCCTGAGGTAAAATGGGGCCTCTTGCAGACCTATGCGCTGACACATGGCGGCGATTATTTCGCCACAGGCCATTACGCCCGTCTGGAACGATCTGAGGATGGCACCGTGCGGCTCCTGCGGGGGCTGGACAGTGGCAAGGATCAATCTTATGTTCTGGCGATGCTCAGCCAGGAACAATTTCAAAAGACCCTGCTGCCATTGGGCGGGATGACCAAAGCCCAGGTGCGCGAAAAGGCCAGTCAGATGGGCTTGCAGGTCGCAGATCAACAGGACAGCCAGGACCTGTGCTTCCTGGGGACGGTGCATTATCGTGATTTTCTGGATCGTTATGCCCCTGAGGCGAAGCATCCGGGTGAGATTGTTAATCCCGATGGGAAGATTCTGGGTGAGCATGAAGGCCTGGCATTTTATACGATTGGCCAGCGGAAAGGTATCCGCATCGCTGCACCAGAGCCATATTACGTGATCGGCAAGGATTCGGAAAAGAACCACCTGGTGGTTGGCTTTGCCGACCAGACCGGCGTGGGCCAGCTCACGGCTGAACGGGTAAATTGGGTTTCGGGCCAAACGCCTGAACTGGATGATACATATGATGTGATGGTCCGTTATCGTGCCAATCCCGTTTCTGCCCGGATGTTCTTTGCAGAAAATGGAAAATTTAAGTTAGAATTTATGGGTAAAATACGCGGGGTTTCCCCCGGCCAGGTGGCAGTTCTTTATAAGGGTGAAGAATGCCTGGGCGGCGGTGTGATCCAATCCGCTGAATGA
- a CDS encoding S9 family peptidase codes for MYRIEALLSARQFLRPQRVGGRIFFLSNMSGHNSLYAMDYGGSVPEPLLPPNIVLQNPHLIGGDSFVVFKGLDKVLVMIDQDGDENYLPMVVPMSGGFPESAFNNFFENTRCHLGMSDEDLNICIIAAESREEGMIRTYICHLDTNEVEEIYASPYGGYPAAHNEDFSRLVLVEGYMVGDRVAYLWEQGKGTHLLYGKPLTDRQPGEEVPLTAFGGGFFTDGGKGLVFNNALFKDTYGLGYLDIDHPEKAVEVPFAGLVHSGAGEFDGLAPLKNGRFLLFFNIDGASWVYEAEYDAEAKVMQALYVLVGRGILAAGVLEALTYDHETDSFAIAFSTATSPIQIYTIDGEDRDRLVCHTNESILGIPQEILSAGEDLSFTTFDGLRVSARLYMPSPELGFTGKRPVIYYLHGGPQGQERPDFSWFSMPLIEFLTLEGFAVFVPNVRGSTGYGLSYTKHVDRDWGGQDRLDHVHAMKEVLAKDDRLDVNRAGVVGRSYGGYMTLTLAGRHPELWSAAVDMFGPYDLVTFCERIPPTWKPYFDVALGNPDVPEDLAFLKERSPKTYIDNISFPMLVIQGRNDPRVVAEESEDLVEHLREIGKDVEMILFENEGHGVEKYENKVICYNGITDFFKKTLKP; via the coding sequence ATGTATCGGATTGAAGCCTTATTATCAGCAAGACAGTTCCTGCGCCCTCAAAGAGTAGGCGGCAGGATTTTCTTTTTATCCAACATGAGCGGGCACAACAGCCTCTACGCCATGGATTATGGCGGCAGTGTGCCGGAGCCCCTGTTGCCGCCAAATATCGTCCTGCAGAACCCCCATTTGATCGGTGGGGACTCCTTCGTGGTATTCAAAGGCCTCGACAAGGTCCTGGTGATGATCGACCAGGACGGCGATGAGAACTACCTACCGATGGTTGTGCCGATGTCGGGTGGTTTCCCGGAGTCTGCGTTCAATAATTTTTTTGAGAACACCCGCTGCCATTTAGGCATGTCAGATGAAGATTTGAATATCTGCATCATTGCGGCTGAATCCCGTGAAGAAGGCATGATCCGCACCTACATCTGCCACCTGGACACGAATGAGGTGGAGGAGATCTATGCCAGCCCCTATGGTGGTTATCCCGCAGCCCATAATGAAGATTTCTCCCGGCTCGTGTTAGTTGAAGGGTATATGGTGGGTGACAGAGTGGCCTATCTTTGGGAACAGGGAAAAGGTACACATCTGCTTTATGGCAAGCCTTTGACTGACCGGCAGCCTGGTGAGGAAGTTCCTCTGACCGCATTCGGCGGTGGGTTCTTCACCGATGGCGGCAAGGGACTGGTCTTCAATAACGCACTCTTCAAGGATACCTACGGCCTGGGATATCTGGATATTGACCATCCCGAAAAGGCTGTCGAAGTGCCATTTGCTGGTCTGGTGCACAGTGGCGCCGGTGAGTTCGATGGCTTAGCACCGTTGAAGAATGGCCGCTTCTTGCTATTCTTCAATATCGATGGGGCCAGCTGGGTTTATGAGGCGGAATATGATGCCGAAGCCAAAGTCATGCAGGCGCTGTATGTGCTGGTGGGCCGGGGCATTCTGGCTGCTGGCGTTCTGGAAGCCCTGACCTATGACCATGAGACGGATTCATTCGCGATTGCATTCTCCACAGCCACTTCGCCAATTCAGATCTACACAATTGATGGTGAGGACCGGGATCGCCTGGTGTGCCATACCAACGAATCGATCCTGGGTATCCCGCAGGAAATTCTTTCCGCTGGGGAAGACCTCTCGTTCACGACATTTGACGGTTTACGGGTTTCGGCCCGTTTATACATGCCCTCACCGGAGTTGGGCTTCACCGGTAAACGCCCGGTGATCTATTACCTGCACGGCGGCCCACAGGGGCAGGAACGACCGGACTTCTCCTGGTTTTCCATGCCGCTGATCGAGTTCCTCACATTGGAGGGATTTGCGGTCTTTGTCCCGAATGTACGCGGCAGTACAGGCTATGGCCTGAGCTACACCAAGCATGTTGATCGGGATTGGGGCGGCCAGGATAGGCTGGATCATGTCCATGCGATGAAGGAAGTGCTGGCCAAGGATGACCGCCTGGACGTCAATCGGGCAGGTGTGGTGGGACGGTCCTATGGCGGGTATATGACCCTGACGCTGGCCGGCCGACATCCTGAGCTTTGGTCCGCGGCGGTGGATATGTTCGGGCCTTATGACCTGGTTACCTTCTGTGAGCGGATTCCCCCAACCTGGAAGCCTTATTTTGATGTGGCTCTCGGTAATCCGGATGTGCCGGAGGATTTGGCCTTCCTGAAGGAGCGATCACCCAAGACGTATATTGATAACATCAGCTTCCCGATGCTGGTCATCCAGGGGCGTAACGACCCCCGTGTGGTGGCCGAGGAATCGGAGGACCTGGTCGAACATCTGCGGGAGATCGGCAAGGATGTGGAGATGATCCTTTTTGAGAATGAGGGGCACGGTGTCGAGAAATATGAGAACAAGGTGATCTGCTATAACGGCATCACGGACTTCTTCAAGAAGACCCTGAAACCCTGA